The genomic window GGCGGGCGGGTAGTGAGCTGTTCCAGACGCTCCAGCGTGCGCTTGGCCAGGTGAATATCGCTCCGGCTCGCTGCAGACCCCAGCTCGGCGACGTGTTGGATACCGGCGGTGAAGTGGCCAGTGTCGATGAGTTGTCTCGCCTTTGACGTCGGCGCAGCGGCAAGGCGTGTGAGCGGCTCGGTGGGCAGCAATGAGAGGACGGGGCCATTCGATTGTCGGATCCGCTCGGCGAGCTTGCCAGCAAAACCCCACGGGTCCTCGGTTGCAAGGTTCCAGGAGGCACTGGCCAGCAGCGACAGCATACGAAATAGGTGCGGCAGAAGGGTCATCGGTCGGCAGCTCGTTCTACGAGGCCAAGGAAACGCCCCGGCGCCACGGATTCTCGTTCGTACTCGACCCACTGCGGGCCGCCGCCACGGATACACAGGCGTTCGGGACAACCGGCGAGCTCAACCCATAGCTCCGCCAGCGCCTGCGGATCTTCCGGCTCTACTACGTCTCCGGCGCCGTGCGCCTGGATGAGTTCGGCCGCTTCGCCGGACACGACGCCGGATATGTGCATCCGCTGCGCCATCAGCTCGTAGGTCTTCGAGGGCACCGCCCGGCTGAGTGGCTCCCAGTCGGTCAAATGCACCAGCGCAGTGTCGGCCCAGTCGTAGAATTCGGCCATCTCCTCCGCCGGCTGACGTGGTTCGACCGTCGCGTCGATCCCCAACTCGCGGGCCTGGCTCGTCAGCTGCTCCCGGGCAACCCCCGCGCCGACGAGCCGGAGTTTTATCGTCACACCCCGCTCCTGGGCGATCTTGGCGGCTTCGAGGGCATTCGATAGATTCTGGGCGCGGCCAAGCGTTCCCGCGTACAGAACATTCAAGCCGTCGTGTCTCTTCCTTGCGAGATCGACGCTGCGGTCCGAGAGCGGTGGGAAGACGTTCCGGATGGTCACGATCTCCGGGCTACTCCCGTCGGTGTGGAGGATCTCCCGCTCGCACA from Corynebacterium maris DSM 45190 includes these protein-coding regions:
- a CDS encoding glycosyltransferase family 4 protein, giving the protein MKILVLSQYWHPENGVPQRRWTWLSKILVDAGHEVTVIAPPPHYQRKIELRQWWATRKGRTIADVDEGPSGEKIIRSGFFPAGPSLTQRAVNQATVALGAIQTMLRKKGALRDYRPDLIIGTVPALPTAAATRIVAAVLRRPYLIDLRDAWPDLLQQSDQWNKGTGKTSLREKTLKRGPMQVVTFGTRRVLNDALKHAAGISVTSSYLADVLCEREILHTDGSSPEIVTIRNVFPPLSDRSVDLARKRHDGLNVLYAGTLGRAQNLSNALEAAKIAQERGVTIKLRLVGAGVAREQLTSQARELGIDATVEPRQPAEEMAEFYDWADTALVHLTDWEPLSRAVPSKTYELMAQRMHISGVVSGEAAELIQAHGAGDVVEPEDPQALAELWVELAGCPERLCIRGGGPQWVEYERESVAPGRFLGLVERAADR